The DNA region GGAAGAAAAATAGCCAGCGTTGTCGGGGCGGATCATCTGATAACCTCGGGAGTCTCGAACTGGGGTGCCTACGGGCTCGTGGCTCAGGCGTCCCTGATGGCTGGCAGGAACCTTCTCCTGGACTGGGACGAAAGGAAAGTCCTCACCGCCCTTAAAGCCGGGGGAATAATCGACGGGGTTAGAAAAAGAGCTTGCTTGAGTGTTGATGGTATCGGCCTTGAGGTTCACGAGAAGATAGTGGAGCTTTTAAAAACCGTAGTGAACGATGCCCTCGGTGATTGAATGAAGCTGGAGGAGTTCATATCCAACCCTCAATCCAGACAGCTCATAGAGTCCGTTAGAAATTTTGCCAGGAGCTTCTTTGAAAGGGACGGAACCCACGGCTTCAGCCACGTGGAGAGGGTGTTTAACCTGTGCCTCCACATCGGGAGAGAAGAGGGGGCTGATCTGGAGGTTCTGGCCTTAGCGGCCCTCCTCCACGACATAGCCAGGCCCCTGGAAGATGCGGGGAAAGTTGAGGATCACGCCGCTGAGGGAGCGAGGATCGCCAGGGGGTATCTCAAAGGCCTTGGCTATCCCGATGAGAAAGTTGAGGCAGTTGCCCACGCCATAGAGGCCCATCGCTTCTCCCGCGGGCCGGAACCCGGAACGCTCGAAGCCAAAATCCTCAGCGATGCTGACAAGCTCGACGCCATCGGGGCCGTGGGCATAGCGAGGGTCTTTATGTATTCCGGTGAGCATGGGAGGGATATAGAAGCTTCGATGAGGCACTTTGAGGAGAAGATATTAAAGCTAAAGGACTTGATGTACACTGAAACGGCCAGAAAAATAGCCGAGGGGAGGCATCGCTTTACTGAGGAGTTCCTGCGCCGGTTAAGGCTTGAAATAGAGGGAGAACTCTGATATTTTTGTCCGGTTTTTCCCCAAATAATAAGGTTTTTAAATGCCTTCCTGAATTTAGTCTAGCCCTCTCATGGTCATTCTGGAGGAGGTGAGCGAATGAAAGCGCCGATCTGCGAGGTGTGCCTGAAGACGGATGACATTCTCTGCCCGGCTGATGAAAAAAAGCTCCAGGGTGGGACAATAACGGAGCTGGATGTCAAGATCGCCAGGTTGCTTTACAAGCTTCTCGGTGATGTTGAGATCGAGTTTAGAAAGGCCGTCGAGTCTGGCGATCTCGTTGTTATAGTCGTTGGGAAGGGCGACGTTCCGATAGTCGTTGGTAAAGGTGGCAAGAACATAAAGACCCTCGTCAAAGAGCTCGGAAAGCGCGTGAGGGTCATCGAAGGTTTGGAAGCTGACACAGTGGACGACATCAAGAAACTGGCAACTGACCTGTTCTATCCTGTCACCGTGTTCGGAGTCAACGTTGTCTACAGGCCC from Thermococcus zilligii AN1 includes:
- a CDS encoding KH domain-containing protein, translating into MKAPICEVCLKTDDILCPADEKKLQGGTITELDVKIARLLYKLLGDVEIEFRKAVESGDLVVIVVGKGDVPIVVGKGGKNIKTLVKELGKRVRVIEGLEADTVDDIKKLATDLFYPVTVFGVNVVYRPNGEYTYKVLVLGKEQKRLPEKPEILESVLSQITGKEVRIVFV
- a CDS encoding HD domain-containing protein, whose amino-acid sequence is MKLEEFISNPQSRQLIESVRNFARSFFERDGTHGFSHVERVFNLCLHIGREEGADLEVLALAALLHDIARPLEDAGKVEDHAAEGARIARGYLKGLGYPDEKVEAVAHAIEAHRFSRGPEPGTLEAKILSDADKLDAIGAVGIARVFMYSGEHGRDIEASMRHFEEKILKLKDLMYTETARKIAEGRHRFTEEFLRRLRLEIEGEL